One segment of Candidatus Pelagibacter ubique HTCC1062 DNA contains the following:
- a CDS encoding protein adenylyltransferase SelO yields MTIGWHFDNSYSRLPKTFKENINPVAVNAPEILILNKDLANKLDLDFSNINDDDLSKIFSGNLLPEGSNSIAQAYAGHQFGHFTMLGDGRAVLIGEHLTKNNERFDIQFKGSGRTPFSRSGDGRAVLGPMLREYIISEAMHFLKIPTTRSLAVVKTGEDVVREQISQGAILTRVALGHLRVGTFQYIAAKQNISDLEILINYTIEKYYPNIKSSKNKALDLLNVLIEKQTQLVIDWMRVGFIHGVMNTDNMSISGETIDYGPCAFMDVYDPKTVFSSIDQLGRYAYENQPKITKWNLTRFAECLIPLISTNEDEAIKLATEALDKFEQNYETKWLNMMRDKLGLYGEDKEDKNLIMELLNWMKEKKADYTNTFIFLMNKTIKNSEVYDNADFDLWKTKWMKRLVMFGNTHDKSVDLMSSCNPMVIPRNHKIEEALMLANNGDLTLFNKLIKILKNPYLVNNGDLELMSPAPHSDEKYQTFCGT; encoded by the coding sequence ATGACAATTGGTTGGCATTTCGACAATAGTTATTCAAGATTACCAAAAACATTCAAAGAAAATATCAACCCTGTTGCAGTAAATGCACCAGAAATATTAATATTAAATAAAGATCTGGCAAATAAATTAGATCTAGATTTTTCAAATATTAATGATGATGATTTATCAAAAATTTTTTCAGGAAATCTATTGCCTGAAGGATCTAACTCTATAGCACAAGCTTATGCTGGTCACCAATTTGGTCATTTTACAATGCTTGGTGATGGAAGAGCTGTTTTAATCGGCGAACACCTGACCAAAAATAATGAACGATTTGATATACAATTCAAAGGTTCTGGTAGAACTCCATTCTCACGAAGTGGTGACGGTAGGGCTGTTTTAGGCCCAATGTTGAGAGAATATATAATAAGTGAAGCAATGCATTTTTTAAAAATACCTACTACTAGAAGTTTAGCGGTAGTTAAAACTGGTGAAGATGTGGTTAGGGAACAAATTTCACAAGGTGCAATTCTTACAAGGGTGGCCTTAGGCCATCTAAGAGTTGGAACATTTCAATACATTGCTGCAAAACAAAATATTAGTGATTTAGAAATCTTAATTAATTACACAATTGAAAAGTACTACCCCAATATAAAATCATCAAAGAATAAAGCATTAGACTTACTAAATGTTTTAATCGAAAAACAAACCCAACTTGTAATTGATTGGATGCGTGTTGGTTTTATTCATGGGGTTATGAATACTGACAATATGTCTATCTCTGGTGAAACAATAGATTATGGTCCTTGCGCCTTTATGGATGTTTATGATCCTAAAACAGTTTTTAGTTCAATAGATCAACTAGGAAGGTATGCCTATGAAAATCAACCAAAAATTACCAAATGGAATTTAACAAGGTTTGCTGAATGTCTAATTCCTCTTATTAGTACCAATGAAGATGAAGCGATTAAATTAGCTACAGAGGCTTTAGATAAATTTGAACAAAATTATGAAACAAAATGGTTAAATATGATGAGAGATAAGCTTGGGTTATATGGTGAAGATAAAGAAGATAAAAATTTAATTATGGAATTATTAAATTGGATGAAAGAAAAAAAAGCAGATTATACAAATACTTTTATTTTTTTGATGAATAAGACAATTAAAAATTCTGAAGTTTATGATAATGCGGACTTTGATTTGTGGAAAACTAAATGGATGAAAAGATTAGTAATGTTTGGTAACACTCATGATAAATCTGTGGACTTAATGAGTTCTTGTAACCCGATGGTAATACCTCGTAATCACAAAATTGAAGAGGCTTTAATGTTAGCTAATAATGGTGATTTAACCTTGTTTAATAAATTAATAAAAATATTAAAAAATCCTTACCTAGTTAATAACGGAGATTTAGAGCTTATGTCACCTGCTCCACATAGTGATGAAAAATACCAAACTTTTTGTGGGACCTAA
- the fdhF gene encoding formate dehydrogenase subunit alpha, translated as MSSEKRKIAYIDGKPYEIGPNHTSVLNFVKSYLGEKKVPTLCDDPNLAPYGACRVCSVEVALVKDGPTKVVASCHTPVGENQYIFTNNENLTALRKNIVELVLTDHPMECGTCEVNNNCELQDVANDLGISDHRYNTPKQHKGIPRDTSHDYMRMNLDNCINCGRCVRACDEIQGSFVLTMSGRGFESKITTDNDALFGDSSCVSCGACAHTCPTDAISDVYQSKSVAVDKKVRTTCSYCGVGCNLEASIKDNKVVAISTPKESEVNAGHTCIKGRYAFGFYDHPDRLKTPLIKKNGKFEEASWDEAYDFIKKELNRITKESGPDAVAGISSARCTNEENYVFQKMIRAAIGTNNIDCCARICHSPTAWGMQQTFGTGAATNSTEDIYHADLFMVIGANPTNAHPVTGAKIKQQVMKGKKLIVLDPITTELAKLADYHIKLRPGTNVAVLNMMLHFILKANLYDKDFVRDRTEGFANFIKEIERQDMDHLAKVAGVDKQLVKEAAIAYATAKNSMEFHGLGVTEQEQGSKTVMLIADLAMITGNIGRKGVGVNPLRGQNNVQGAADMGCQPHQGAGYFEVADEKVQNFYTEKYGVVHPTKAGLKIPEMFDGAINKEVKAVWIIGEDIVQTDPNSAHVVQAMNSLELLVVQEIFMSETAKLATVVLPGTTFLEKNGTFTNTERRIQRVNRAVPPLPGTKTDGTIVTDMMQKLGFDQPEYDADQVLAEIADIVPFFKGVTRERLGKMGLQWPVQEDGTDTQILHKETFKLGKGRLKNFDWKESTEIETNKKEYPLILTTSRVLQHYNAATMTRRTSNINIVSEDLLLVHPNDANKRELNTGDIGRLYSGRGEVALKVEVTDKVKEGIVFTTFHFPEHMVNMVTGHGKDEETMCAEYKVSAVEVQKISNQFKTEIKPKENQAEVN; from the coding sequence ATGAGCTCAGAAAAAAGAAAAATCGCCTACATAGATGGAAAACCATATGAAATTGGTCCAAACCATACGTCTGTTTTAAATTTTGTAAAAAGTTATTTGGGTGAAAAAAAAGTTCCAACTCTTTGTGATGATCCAAATTTAGCCCCTTATGGTGCTTGTAGAGTTTGTTCTGTAGAGGTGGCTCTTGTAAAAGATGGTCCAACTAAAGTTGTAGCATCATGCCATACACCAGTTGGTGAAAACCAATACATCTTTACAAATAATGAAAATTTAACGGCTTTAAGAAAAAATATTGTCGAACTAGTTTTAACTGACCACCCAATGGAATGTGGAACTTGTGAAGTAAATAATAATTGTGAACTACAAGATGTTGCAAATGATTTAGGCATTTCAGATCATAGATATAACACACCAAAACAACATAAAGGTATTCCAAGAGACACCTCTCATGATTATATGAGAATGAATTTAGATAACTGTATTAACTGTGGAAGATGTGTTCGTGCTTGTGACGAAATTCAAGGATCTTTTGTTTTAACAATGAGTGGTAGAGGATTTGAATCTAAAATCACAACTGACAACGATGCATTGTTTGGAGATTCGTCTTGTGTATCTTGTGGTGCTTGTGCACACACATGTCCAACAGATGCTATCTCTGATGTTTACCAATCAAAATCTGTTGCAGTAGATAAAAAAGTTAGAACAACTTGCTCTTACTGTGGTGTTGGATGTAATTTAGAAGCATCAATTAAAGATAATAAAGTTGTTGCAATATCTACGCCTAAAGAATCTGAAGTTAATGCAGGTCACACTTGTATTAAAGGAAGATATGCATTTGGATTTTACGATCATCCAGATAGGTTAAAAACTCCTCTAATTAAAAAAAATGGAAAATTTGAAGAAGCTTCATGGGATGAAGCATATGACTTTATTAAAAAAGAATTAAATAGAATTACAAAAGAAAGTGGTCCTGATGCAGTTGCTGGTATTTCTTCTGCAAGATGTACTAATGAAGAAAATTATGTATTTCAAAAAATGATTAGAGCTGCAATTGGAACTAATAATATTGATTGTTGTGCAAGAATTTGTCACTCACCAACAGCTTGGGGAATGCAACAAACTTTTGGAACTGGTGCTGCAACTAATTCTACAGAAGATATTTATCACGCAGATTTATTTATGGTTATAGGAGCAAATCCTACAAATGCTCACCCAGTTACCGGAGCAAAAATTAAACAACAAGTAATGAAAGGAAAAAAACTAATAGTTTTAGATCCAATTACTACTGAGCTTGCTAAACTTGCTGATTATCATATTAAACTTAGACCAGGAACAAATGTGGCTGTTTTAAATATGATGTTACATTTTATATTAAAAGCAAACCTTTATGATAAAGATTTTGTTAGAGATAGAACTGAAGGTTTTGCGAATTTCATTAAAGAAATTGAGAGACAAGATATGGATCATCTAGCGAAAGTCGCTGGTGTTGATAAACAGTTAGTTAAAGAAGCAGCAATTGCTTATGCGACAGCTAAAAACTCTATGGAATTCCACGGTTTAGGAGTTACTGAACAAGAACAAGGATCTAAGACGGTGATGTTAATTGCTGATCTTGCAATGATTACTGGAAATATTGGTAGAAAAGGTGTTGGAGTTAACCCATTAAGAGGACAAAATAATGTCCAAGGTGCAGCTGATATGGGTTGTCAACCTCATCAAGGTGCAGGTTATTTTGAAGTAGCTGATGAAAAAGTTCAAAATTTCTACACTGAAAAATATGGAGTAGTACACCCAACCAAAGCAGGATTAAAAATTCCAGAAATGTTTGATGGTGCTATTAATAAAGAAGTTAAAGCAGTCTGGATTATTGGAGAAGATATTGTTCAAACAGATCCAAATAGTGCACATGTGGTTCAGGCAATGAACTCGTTAGAATTATTAGTTGTTCAAGAAATTTTTATGAGTGAAACAGCAAAACTTGCAACAGTAGTATTACCTGGAACAACTTTCTTAGAAAAAAATGGAACCTTTACTAATACCGAAAGAAGAATTCAAAGAGTTAATCGAGCTGTTCCTCCATTACCTGGTACTAAAACTGATGGAACAATTGTAACAGACATGATGCAAAAATTAGGCTTTGACCAACCTGAATATGACGCTGATCAAGTTCTAGCAGAGATAGCTGATATTGTTCCTTTCTTTAAAGGGGTAACAAGAGAAAGACTTGGTAAAATGGGATTACAATGGCCAGTTCAAGAGGATGGAACAGATACACAAATTTTACATAAAGAAACTTTTAAGCTTGGAAAAGGACGTCTTAAAAATTTTGATTGGAAAGAGTCTACAGAAATTGAAACAAATAAAAAAGAATACCCATTAATTTTAACAACTAGTAGAGTTCTACAACATTACAATGCTGCTACGATGACAAGACGTACAAGTAACATCAATATAGTTTCTGAAGACTTATTATTAGTTCATCCAAATGATGCCAACAAAAGAGAGTTAAATACAGGTGACATAGGAAGACTTTATTCTGGACGAGGAGAAGTTGCTCTAAAAGTAGAAGTTACAGATAAAGTTAAAGAAGGCATAGTATTTACAACATTCCATTTTCCAGAACACATGGTTAATATGGTAACGGGTCATGGTAAAGATGAAGAAACAATGTGTGCAGAATACAAAGTTTCAGCAGTTGAAGTTCAAAAAATCTCAAACCAATTTAAAACTGAAATCAAACCAAAAGAAAATCAAGCAGAAGTTAACTAA
- a CDS encoding NADH-ubiquinone oxidoreductase-F iron-sulfur binding region domain-containing protein, with protein MSKNISNLSGRIGLKNNLFEKISERSLKSNNADGIKEIAKEYNMGVSTIHGAESFYEFLRPSHREKKAFVCNGSACMCAGTQEPLKKKLQEKLGDDKVGEMFCLGHCYENNAFHYDGENYAGNDINKIDQIIKGEDIVQEKFFSKSYASTSFLMDDKLSNLDQFNEQLKKFIATDKQEITKSLLDSNLTGRGGAGFPTGMKWDFCRKAPSEKKYVICNADEGDSGAFSDRYLLEDQPLKVLFGMVICGYVIGSDEGVLYIRGEYPKSIEAINGAINSLKKAGLLGENILGTKFSFDLNICIGQGAYICGEETALIASIEGRRAEVDVRPPFPVTEGLYKKPTVVNNVETLAAATGILINGADKFSAIGNKKSAGTKLVCFDSFFNNPGVYEVEMGTPMKKVLNDIGGGFKEPIKALQIGGPLGGVIPITEIEKLNLDFQEFTAAGFMLGHASIVSIPKDFPMVEYIHHLFEFSAEESCGKCFPGRLGSYRGKEMFDQAKNKTAKIPLKLLNELLVTMQKGCLCALCGAIPTPIMNILKYFGDEMKDDMVKDN; from the coding sequence GTGTCAAAAAATATAAGTAATTTATCCGGCAGAATAGGTTTAAAGAATAATCTGTTCGAAAAAATATCTGAACGATCATTAAAATCAAATAATGCTGATGGTATTAAGGAAATTGCAAAAGAATATAACATGGGTGTCTCAACTATTCATGGTGCAGAAAGTTTTTATGAATTTTTAAGACCCTCTCATAGAGAAAAAAAAGCTTTTGTTTGCAATGGAAGTGCTTGCATGTGTGCTGGTACTCAAGAGCCGCTTAAAAAAAAATTACAAGAAAAATTAGGTGACGATAAAGTTGGTGAAATGTTTTGCCTTGGTCACTGCTATGAAAATAATGCTTTTCATTATGATGGTGAGAATTATGCCGGAAACGATATTAATAAGATTGATCAAATAATTAAAGGTGAAGACATAGTTCAAGAAAAATTCTTTTCTAAAAGTTATGCCTCAACTAGTTTTTTAATGGATGACAAACTTTCTAATTTAGATCAATTTAATGAACAATTAAAAAAATTTATTGCTACTGACAAACAAGAAATAACTAAATCCCTTCTAGACTCTAATTTAACTGGCAGAGGTGGTGCTGGTTTTCCTACTGGTATGAAATGGGATTTTTGTAGAAAAGCTCCTTCTGAAAAAAAATATGTTATATGTAATGCCGATGAAGGTGACTCAGGTGCTTTCTCTGATAGATATTTATTAGAAGATCAACCATTAAAAGTTTTATTTGGAATGGTTATTTGTGGTTATGTTATTGGTAGTGATGAAGGTGTTTTATATATAAGAGGAGAGTACCCAAAATCTATAGAAGCAATAAATGGAGCAATTAATTCTTTAAAAAAAGCAGGCTTGCTTGGAGAAAATATTTTAGGAACTAAATTTTCTTTTGATTTAAATATTTGTATTGGTCAAGGTGCTTATATTTGTGGAGAAGAAACAGCATTGATTGCATCAATTGAAGGAAGAAGAGCTGAAGTAGATGTAAGACCTCCCTTCCCTGTCACTGAAGGTCTTTACAAGAAACCAACAGTTGTAAATAATGTTGAAACATTAGCTGCAGCTACGGGTATACTTATTAATGGAGCTGATAAGTTTTCTGCAATTGGAAATAAAAAATCTGCTGGAACCAAATTAGTTTGCTTTGATAGTTTTTTCAATAATCCAGGTGTTTATGAAGTTGAAATGGGAACACCAATGAAAAAAGTTTTAAATGATATTGGTGGTGGTTTTAAAGAACCCATTAAAGCATTACAAATTGGAGGTCCATTAGGAGGTGTAATTCCTATTACCGAGATTGAAAAATTAAATTTAGATTTTCAAGAATTTACTGCTGCAGGTTTTATGTTAGGACACGCGAGCATAGTAAGTATTCCAAAAGACTTTCCTATGGTTGAATATATTCATCATTTATTTGAGTTTTCTGCCGAAGAGTCATGTGGAAAATGCTTTCCTGGTAGACTTGGTTCTTACAGGGGTAAAGAAATGTTTGATCAAGCAAAGAATAAAACTGCTAAAATTCCATTAAAATTACTAAATGAGCTGCTTGTAACTATGCAAAAAGGCTGTTTATGCGCTTTGTGTGGAGCAATTCCTACTCCCATCATGAATATATTAAAATATTTTGGTGATGAAATGAAGGATGATATGGTGAAAGATAATTAA
- the fdhD gene encoding formate dehydrogenase accessory sulfurtransferase FdhD — MNSKYKIQKYKSNNLNNVEDLISIEEPLEISIKFKTKETWIQNIISITMRTPGNDEDLVRGFLFNEKIIEKNEYIEKIESVGDYVGEYKLQNKIVVTLNNSENIDIDKIKRNFLTNSSCGVCGKTSLDSLEIIKKDKVLKSLPKISKEIIIKSPSVLRDNQSEFSKTGGIHASGLFTSDGGIVCVKEDVGRHNALDKLIGYSLNKGLLTPSSQFITCSGRLNFELVQKVLMTNIGILIGVGAPTSLAIDLANKFDITLIGFVKEDSFNIYSNKDRVIIKG, encoded by the coding sequence ATGAACTCAAAATATAAAATACAAAAATATAAGTCTAATAATTTAAATAATGTAGAAGACTTAATCTCTATTGAAGAACCTTTAGAAATTTCAATCAAATTTAAAACTAAAGAAACTTGGATACAAAATATAATCTCTATAACAATGAGAACGCCAGGTAATGATGAAGACCTAGTTAGAGGTTTTCTTTTCAACGAAAAAATTATTGAAAAAAATGAATATATTGAGAAAATTGAGAGTGTTGGAGATTATGTAGGTGAATATAAACTTCAAAATAAAATTGTTGTCACATTAAACAATTCTGAAAACATAGATATTGATAAGATTAAAAGAAATTTTTTAACAAATTCATCTTGTGGTGTTTGTGGTAAAACCTCTTTAGATTCATTAGAGATTATCAAAAAAGATAAGGTCTTAAAATCTTTACCTAAAATCTCTAAAGAAATAATTATCAAATCTCCTTCTGTGCTAAGGGATAATCAATCAGAGTTTTCTAAGACAGGTGGCATTCATGCTAGCGGTCTATTTACAAGCGATGGTGGAATAGTTTGTGTAAAAGAGGATGTTGGTCGACATAATGCTCTTGATAAATTAATTGGCTATTCATTAAATAAGGGATTATTAACCCCCTCTTCACAATTTATAACGTGCTCTGGAAGACTAAATTTTGAGCTAGTTCAAAAGGTTTTAATGACCAATATTGGTATTCTAATTGGAGTTGGTGCGCCAACAAGTCTAGCGATCGATTTAGCTAATAAGTTTGACATTACATTGATAGGTTTTGTAAAAGAAGATAGTTTTAATATTTATAGTAACAAAGACAGAGTGATAATTAAAGGTTAA
- a CDS encoding HPP family protein, translating into MIHITKEKLLKASIAGVLSTITIGFLTLLTYKTTMGLFLAASFGSSMVLLYGFPESPFAQPKNIFFGHFLTALIGILFINYVDLPIFINIALAVGFGIFFMIVLDVVHPPAGGNPIMVIIGGVSFEYLINPIIFGCLIILIFGIILNKFILKKNYPLS; encoded by the coding sequence ATGATTCACATTACTAAAGAAAAACTTTTAAAAGCATCTATCGCAGGAGTTTTATCAACTATTACTATTGGGTTTCTTACGCTGCTCACATATAAAACTACAATGGGGTTATTTTTAGCGGCCTCTTTTGGTTCTTCAATGGTATTACTATACGGATTTCCTGAAAGCCCATTCGCTCAACCTAAAAATATATTCTTTGGTCATTTCTTAACTGCACTAATAGGAATTTTGTTTATAAACTATGTTGATCTGCCAATATTTATAAATATTGCCTTGGCAGTTGGGTTCGGTATTTTTTTTATGATTGTGTTAGATGTTGTTCATCCACCAGCAGGTGGAAACCCTATTATGGTCATCATTGGAGGTGTTTCGTTTGAATATTTAATAAATCCTATAATTTTTGGTTGTCTAATAATTTTAATTTTTGGAATAATCTTAAATAAATTTATTTTAAAAAAGAACTACCCCTTAAGTTAA
- a CDS encoding iron-sulfur cluster assembly scaffold protein — translation MDLRILEIASNTANHKIVKNHTHHSKNKNPLCGDEMEIRLIVKNDKIKDMGYQCRSCVYCQASVSMLSQKIIDQNISDIKSLIISIEGLFNETDIKIEKKWNDFKEIMNKDNISRKECLLLPFKTISKALKF, via the coding sequence ATGGACCTAAGAATTCTCGAAATTGCATCTAACACAGCAAATCACAAAATAGTTAAAAATCATACCCATCACTCAAAAAATAAAAACCCCTTGTGTGGTGACGAAATGGAAATCAGATTAATTGTGAAAAATGATAAAATTAAGGATATGGGTTACCAGTGCCGTTCATGTGTATATTGTCAGGCATCAGTTAGTATGCTGTCTCAAAAGATTATTGATCAAAATATAAGTGATATTAAGTCTCTTATTATTTCAATTGAAGGTTTGTTTAATGAAACAGATATTAAAATTGAAAAAAAATGGAATGATTTCAAAGAAATTATGAATAAAGATAATATCTCAAGAAAAGAATGTCTTTTATTACCGTTTAAAACAATATCGAAGGCATTGAAGTTTTAA
- a CDS encoding molybdenum cofactor guanylyltransferase encodes MNDNNILAVVLAGGKSKRFGQDKNCVKLGSKTLLEHVLFKISNKFEEILIVSSNPLKIEEAKNTTIIPDCFNDLGPLAGVLSSMKWIKENKKSYKWIATFPSDTPFFDPIIIEEYKARIEQSKSSLYFVKSNEKRHNIFGLWSIDLMEKLEEDLVINNYRKVEEWANKVGVSTIDIKIKNYDPFFNINTKEDLDVAQTILNLDKND; translated from the coding sequence ATGAATGATAACAATATTTTAGCTGTTGTACTAGCAGGTGGAAAATCAAAAAGATTTGGGCAAGATAAAAATTGCGTAAAACTTGGATCCAAAACATTGCTAGAGCATGTTTTGTTCAAAATTAGCAATAAATTTGAAGAAATATTGATTGTCTCAAGTAATCCATTGAAGATAGAAGAAGCAAAAAATACCACAATAATTCCAGATTGTTTTAATGATCTAGGACCTTTAGCAGGAGTGCTAAGTTCCATGAAGTGGATAAAAGAAAATAAAAAATCATACAAATGGATTGCAACTTTTCCATCTGATACTCCATTTTTTGATCCAATTATTATTGAAGAATACAAAGCAAGAATTGAACAAAGTAAAAGCAGTTTATATTTTGTTAAATCTAACGAAAAAAGACATAATATTTTTGGTTTATGGTCAATTGATTTAATGGAAAAATTAGAAGAAGATTTAGTAATAAATAATTATCGAAAAGTTGAGGAATGGGCTAATAAAGTTGGTGTGAGCACAATTGATATTAAAATAAAAAATTACGATCCTTTTTTTAATATAAATACCAAAGAAGACCTTGATGTTGCTCAAACTATTTTAAATCTTGATAAAAATGATTGA
- a CDS encoding molybdopterin molybdotransferase MoeA, producing the protein MIDYKKAKNILIKSKINIKDEVINTSKSLNRINVQDIYCPVNYPAGTNAAFDGFAINSKDTSTINKKNPKEFKILKSISAGDNPKLNKVKKFQAVEVMTGALIPKYFDTIIPIEKIVFTNNKKSIVINEKIKTNQHIRHAGSDYKKNELVINKGTIIQPSHILAFKTLGIKSIKVKKKLNILFFSTGNEISNNIDIADWKVRNSNSHYIKSLSNNFLFNYIEGGILRDKDEQFFKKQIDKNLRSKIDIIVTSGAVSAGKHDFIPSVVKKFNLSNFFKGVAIRPGKPILFAKFKGSEKAFFGLPGNPISSSACFRFFVYPYILNILGVKEEKPFKAKLKNSFFKKKNFTRFIKARLTTTHNGNLEIKVLKGQESFRIKSFVESNIWGLFKHGQSNFKKSELIDCYSPIGSNINIFK; encoded by the coding sequence ATGATTGATTACAAAAAAGCAAAAAATATTTTAATAAAATCAAAAATAAACATTAAAGATGAAGTTATAAACACATCAAAATCATTAAATAGAATTAATGTTCAAGATATTTATTGTCCTGTGAATTATCCTGCAGGAACTAATGCTGCATTTGATGGTTTTGCTATTAATTCTAAAGACACATCTACGATTAATAAAAAAAATCCTAAAGAATTTAAAATTTTAAAATCAATATCAGCAGGTGATAATCCTAAATTAAATAAGGTAAAAAAATTTCAAGCTGTTGAAGTGATGACGGGTGCTCTAATTCCTAAATATTTTGACACCATTATTCCCATAGAAAAAATTGTGTTTACTAACAATAAAAAGTCTATCGTAATAAATGAAAAGATTAAAACTAATCAACATATAAGACATGCAGGATCTGATTATAAAAAAAATGAATTAGTTATTAATAAAGGAACTATTATTCAGCCATCGCATATCTTAGCCTTTAAAACATTAGGTATTAAAAGCATTAAGGTTAAAAAGAAGCTTAATATTTTATTTTTTTCCACAGGAAATGAAATTTCAAATAACATAGATATTGCTGATTGGAAGGTTAGAAATTCAAACAGTCATTATATAAAATCTTTATCTAATAATTTTTTGTTTAATTATATAGAAGGTGGAATTTTGAGAGATAAAGATGAACAGTTTTTTAAAAAACAAATTGATAAAAATCTTAGATCAAAAATAGATATCATAGTTACCTCAGGTGCTGTTTCAGCAGGTAAACATGATTTTATCCCCTCTGTAGTAAAAAAATTTAATTTATCAAATTTTTTCAAAGGGGTGGCCATTAGACCGGGTAAACCAATTTTATTTGCTAAATTTAAAGGAAGTGAAAAGGCTTTCTTTGGGCTTCCAGGTAATCCTATTTCTTCTTCCGCCTGCTTTAGATTTTTTGTATATCCCTATATTTTAAATATCCTTGGAGTTAAGGAGGAAAAACCTTTTAAAGCTAAGTTAAAAAATTCTTTCTTTAAGAAAAAAAATTTTACTAGATTTATAAAAGCAAGGCTTACTACAACTCATAATGGAAATTTAGAAATCAAGGTACTCAAAGGTCAGGAATCTTTTAGAATAAAATCTTTTGTAGAGTCTAATATTTGGGGCCTATTTAAACATGGTCAGTCAAATTTTAAAAAGAGCGAACTTATTGATTGCTATTCTCCAATTGGTTCAAATATTAATATTTTTAAATAG
- a CDS encoding DMT family transporter codes for MIELKNEKIAIPVVLLAGLIWSFGPLVVRYMDQPNLVPWQYIFARGLTIFLILNLYLFFEEGKDFYKNYLKIGMSGVIGGTGLGIAMITFIYSITNTSAAVTLLCLAAMPFFTALLGFLFLKEKISLNVWIAIFIATVGIIIIAIGNTEKNSLLGLIFGMTSSIGFSVFSVTLRWKKETPKFTTVAFAGLFCFVVAAIVILSNDMVFLSSSYNGALFSIHGTLVCMGLILYSIGSKAIPAAELTLLSLTEVIGGIFWVWVPILGINEIPSTNTIIGGFFLFMSIIYYSLTIKTNRRFIALN; via the coding sequence ATGATTGAGCTAAAAAATGAAAAAATTGCAATTCCAGTAGTTTTATTAGCAGGTCTTATATGGTCCTTTGGACCTTTGGTTGTAAGATACATGGATCAACCCAATTTAGTTCCATGGCAATATATTTTTGCAAGAGGCTTAACAATTTTTTTGATTTTAAATCTTTATCTATTTTTTGAAGAAGGAAAAGATTTTTATAAGAATTATTTAAAAATCGGAATGTCGGGTGTTATTGGTGGAACTGGACTAGGTATTGCAATGATTACCTTTATTTATTCAATAACAAATACTAGTGCGGCTGTTACTTTACTCTGTTTAGCTGCAATGCCATTTTTTACAGCTTTATTAGGTTTCTTATTTTTAAAAGAAAAAATTTCACTTAATGTTTGGATAGCTATATTTATTGCAACCGTTGGAATAATAATTATAGCCATTGGTAATACTGAAAAAAATTCTTTATTAGGGCTTATTTTTGGGATGACTTCTTCAATTGGGTTTTCTGTTTTTTCAGTGACTTTGAGATGGAAAAAAGAAACACCAAAATTTACAACAGTAGCTTTTGCAGGTTTATTTTGCTTTGTAGTTGCTGCAATAGTTATTTTATCTAATGATATGGTTTTCTTGTCTTCAAGTTATAACGGAGCATTATTTTCTATACATGGAACGTTAGTTTGTATGGGTTTAATTTTATATTCTATTGGATCAAAAGCAATCCCCGCTGCAGAACTTACTTTATTGTCACTTACTGAGGTTATAGGGGGAATATTTTGGGTATGGGTTCCAATTTTAGGAATTAATGAGATCCCATCGACTAATACGATAATAGGTGGCTTCTTTCTTTTTATGTCTATCATTTACTATAGTCTTACAATTAAAACTAATAGACGGTTTATCGCTCTTAATTAA